The genomic DNA ACAACCGCCAGGGCGACCTTTGACTGGCTGCCCAGACCCAACCCAATGGCGAAGAGCGGCGCCAGAGTCACGCGAGGAATAGAATTGGCCGCCTTAATATAGGGACCGAGCAGCTCGGCGAGAAAGGCGTTGCGACCCAGGAGAACGCCGAAGCTGATGCCGAGAACGACGCCGATCAAAAAGCCAAGCAGGGCCTCCTCCAGAGTTACAGCAATCTGCACCCAGAGCGGTCCCTGGGCGGTGCCGTGAACCACCCAGGTCACAAGCTGCTGCCAGATCCCAGACGGGCGTCCCCAAAAGAAAGGATCGATCAGGCCGAAGCGCGTTCCCAGTTCCCAACCGCCGATCAGAACCACCAGCAGCAGCAAACGCAGGCTATTGATCAGCCAGCGCCGGCGTCGACGTCGGCGCGTCAGGGCTGCCAGAATGGCGCTCTCTGTCTCCATCATTGGAGGATTGGCAGCGCCATTGCTCTGCCCTTGTTCAATCCGAAGAGTGTTTGGCTCGCTCATAGCTAATCATCACCTCGTCGCGGAGGTCCTCCCAGATATCGTGATAGAGCTGGACGAAGCGCGGATCAAAGCGGATCTCGGCCACGTTACGCGGACGAGGCAGATCGATAGTATAGATCCCCTTGACTGTGGCCGGTCCGGCGGTCAGCACGCAGACACGGTCGGCGAGGGCGATCGCCTCCTCCAGGTCGTGGGTCACAAAGACCACCGAGGCCGAAAGCGCAGACCACAGCTGCAGCAGCTCGTTCTCCATCAAGGTGCGGGTCTGGACATCGAGCGCGCTGAATGGTTCGTCCATCAGCAGGATCTGTGGCTCATTGATGAAAGTCTGGGCGAGGGCTACACGCTTGCGCATACCGCCCGAGAGCTGGTGCGGATAGCGATCCTCGAAGCCAGCCAGCCCGACGCGGGCAATCCAGGCGCGGGCCCGTTCCAGCGCTTCCCGCCTGGGAACGCCGCGAAAAAGAGGGCCGGCGGCCACATTGTGCAGCACGTTCTTCCAGGGGAAGACGGCGTCGGTCTGAAAGACATAGCCAATGCGCGGATCATTGCCATGAACCTCTTCCCCCATGACCAGGACGGAGCCCGCGCTCGGCGTATCCAGTCCAGCGATGAGGCTCAAGGTTGTCGACTTGCCGCAGCCGGTAGGACCGATGAGAGCGCAGAACTCGCCCGGGGCCACGTTGAGGTTCAGGTTACGCAGAGCGGTATAGGTCTGTCCCCGCGGCGTGAGAAAGCGTTTGGTCACTTGCCGCAGCTCGATGGCCGGCGTGTTGCCTTGAGAGGGCCTCTTGTCGGGCGCCTCCTGGGCCACTGAGCGTGGCGTAGGGGATGAAGCGGGTGGGGCGTTTCTCTGTGGGTCTTGCATTCTTCGTTCTTCTTGCTGCCGGAGCAATTGCTACCTCTGTCACAATCTCGATCGGCTGGCTGACCAGCCAGCCAGGCGGATTACCTCGCCTATGCGCCCGGCTTTTCCGCTGACTAGCTGGTCGGCTCCGTTCTCAATGGCTCGTCTCTGTGCGGACACTCTAAATTTACCCGATGATGCATAAATGACGCATAAATGACCAGTGGAGAGAGTTAAACATTGCATAAATGCTCTGCGGTCTTCCTTCTGACCTTTTAGAGGTGCTGGCGAGAAATCGTTGTTGGCTGCCAGGCTGCGATACGATTGTGAGGTGGTGAACTTGACTGGCGGAGATGGCGCACCAGGCGGCAGCAGCGAGCGTCTGGCGCTGCTGGCACGGGCAGAGGAAGGTCTTGCTACCCTCTAGTACTCGTCATTTCGGCAGCGCTCAGCAGGGCAGCTCGCTGACGGCGGGGTGTTTCCCTGGAGCGAGCGGCGCACCCGCTGCAACTCGCGCAGCTCAACCATCAGCGAGCAACGGTCAGCTCTTCTACATAGCGGAGTCGGGCGTAGTTGTAGGCTTGCGACCCCAGACGGTGAGCAGCGTCCAGATCGCGCAGAAATTCTCTTGTTGCATTTCGGCCATCGCCTGCTGAATCAGTGTTCCTAGCTCCTCTTGGCCGATTAAGCCGACTTTTACGAGAAAAGGCCGAATCAATTCCATCCCAGCCAGATGGTCCTTGAAGACAGGATAATAGGTCTCTGTCCCCATCGACCACTCGATAGCGCTGGCGCGGAGCCGCACCTCCTCAAAGCCTGCCTGGCGCACCAGCCGTGGTAGCGCCGGCGTAATACCGAGGTGGCGCCCATCGGGAGAGAAGCTCTGTCCAACCCGCCGAAAAGCTTCGGCGATCAAGGAACTGAAACGCTCGTAGGCTGGGCTGGTCGTCAACGGAAGCTCTCCCTCGGTCAAACGCAGGATACCGCCGGGCTTGAGGAGACGGACACACTCGGCCAGCAGACGGGGCCAGGCCGCTGGCAACATGAAGCCTGACAATGCTCGCCCGTTGATCAGGTCAAAGGAGGTGTCAGCGAAAGCCAGCGGCTCCATGACATTGCCAACCTGAAAACGAACGTTTCTGAGTCCACGCGACTGAGCCTGAGCCTGGGCATATTCAATCACTGGCTGGCTGATGTCGATGCCGATCACCTCGACATGGGGATAGTGAAAAGCAACCTCTAGGGCCCAGCCACCGGGGCCACAGGCCAGATCGAGCAGACGTCCACCCTCGGGTAGGAGCTGGCCCTCGGGAAAGAGGCCCCCCATGCCTTCCGTTAGCAGTCGATCCTGTTGCATCAGGCGGGCTAGCTCGCCGGCATTCTCTGGATCAATCACGTAGGTGTGATCTGCTTCCGCCATGCAATTGCTTCCTTTCCAGTCTGAAGAAGCGCATCAGACCGCGCGTCTCCAGGACGATGGCATCTCTTGGGCATATTCCTTTCTCAAGTGTAGCAGAAAGCAGCTCCATACTGGAAGGGAGAGAACATAAAGAGTATCGGGTAGGAGCCGCTCAACCGGAAATTGGCTGTGTTTGTCAGGACCTCTGCCCCCAGACTAGACCTGGCGCAGGTTCGCCCGTCAGGAGATACTGCTGAACCCTCTCCGCTCTGGGCTGATTCTGCCCCTGTTCTGGCGTCCAGGATATGAAAAAACCATAAAAATCGGAGAGAGTGCTCTCTATCCACGCAAAACATCTTGACAGCAGCTTGTCTGCTTTTCTACACTTTCCTCTGAACTACGCTTTCTCCCGAAGAACCCGCCAGCTTGATGCTCTGTCTGCCTGTCTCAGGGAGGAGGCCGCGCCGGTTTTGCTGCTCGCTCCCTTGTCTGGCAGACGATAGAGGCGGGGTCAAGAGGATCTTCTGTTTTCCTGAGAGTACGGGGCAGAAAGGAGGAGTAGATGCCCTGGTGGTTCTTCCGCCGTCGAGCCAGAGCGACTGCCAGCGAGGAGGAGCTGGTGAGTCGTCCGCCGCGCCGGTCTCTTGGTGAGGTAGCCTTGCCTCGTTTGCAGGGGAGCCGGCGCTATTTGCAGGAGCAGCCCTACTTGTTGCCGAAGGACCTGGGAGAGGTCAATCGCCTTGATTTTCAACACTATGTGCTGCGCAGTCTCATGCGGGGCAACTATCTGGCGCCGATCAAGCAACCGCGTCGCATTCTGGACGTTGGTTGTGGGACGGGGCAGTGGGCCATCGAGCTGGCCCAGGAGTTCCCGGAGGCGGCAGTAGTGGGGCTGGACGTGGAGCAGACCAAGGTGAGCAGCTCGCCACCAGCGAACTATCGTTTTGTGAAGGGCGATGTGCTCGAAGGGCTTCCGTTTGAAAGCAACTGGTTCGATTTTGTCCATCAGCGTCTCCTCTTCCTGGCTATTCCTTTATCTGCCTGGCCGGGGGTAGTGCAGGAGCTGGCGCGTGTCACCGCCCCTGGCGGCTGGATCGAACTCGTTGAAGGAAGCCCTAGCTCTAGCAGCTTCTCCCCTGCAGGCCCAGCTACCCAGCAGCTGATCGGCCTGATTGGACAGCTTGCGGCTCTGCGCGGCCTCGATAGCGAAGGCGAGGTGATGCGCTCGCTAGACCGCTATCTGTTAGGGGCAGGTCTGATCAACGTCCATCGCTATCCGCTCGAGATTCCGGTCGGCGAGTGGGGTGGGCGCCTGGGTTCATTGATGGCTATCGATGTGCGTGAGGGAATTAAGGCTGTCAGCGCTCCTGTTGCTGCCCGCTTTGGCCTCTCTGAGCAAGAGGTGCTCAATTGGCTGGATCAGGCTAGTCAAGAATGGAATGAGCTGAAGACTTCCTACTCCCTGGCTGTTGCCTATGGGCAGAAGCCGGCAGCTAGCTAAAGAATCGCCGCCTGGGGCGAGCAATGACACCAACAGGAGGATCTTCTGTTTTCCTGAGAGTACGGGGCAGAAAGGAGGAGTAGATGCCCTGGTGGTTCTTCCGTCGTCGTGCCAGAGCAACCGCCAGCGAGGCGGAGCTGATGAGTCGGACGGCTCGCCCGTCTCTTGGTGAGGTAGCCTTGCCTCGTCTGCAGGGGAGCCGGCGCTATTTGCAGGAGCAGCCCTATTTGTTGCCGAAGGATCTGGGAGAGGTCAATCGGCTTGATTTTCAACACTATGTGCTGCGCAGTCTACTGCGGGGCAACTATCTGGCGCCGATCAAGCAACCGCGTCGCATTCTGGACGTCGGTTGCGGTACGGGGCAGTGGGCCATCGAGCTGGCCCAGGAGTTCCCGGAGGCGGTAGTAGTGGGGCTGGACGTGGAGCAGACCAAG from Thermogemmatispora onikobensis includes the following:
- a CDS encoding ABC transporter permease codes for the protein MMETESAILAALTRRRRRRRWLINSLRLLLLVVLIGGWELGTRFGLIDPFFWGRPSGIWQQLVTWVVHGTAQGPLWVQIAVTLEEALLGFLIGVVLGISFGVLLGRNAFLAELLGPYIKAANSIPRVTLAPLFAIGLGLGSQSKVALAVVLVFFIVFFNAFQGVREVDRNLLANARILGANRWQLFREVILPSALTWIIASLHTSFSFALVGAVVGEFVGSIEGIGLMIQNAGATFNANGVFAAMLILAVVALLSEVIITALERRLLRWRPTALSEATL
- a CDS encoding class I SAM-dependent methyltransferase, with product MAEADHTYVIDPENAGELARLMQQDRLLTEGMGGLFPEGQLLPEGGRLLDLACGPGGWALEVAFHYPHVEVIGIDISQPVIEYAQAQAQSRGLRNVRFQVGNVMEPLAFADTSFDLINGRALSGFMLPAAWPRLLAECVRLLKPGGILRLTEGELPLTTSPAYERFSSLIAEAFRRVGQSFSPDGRHLGITPALPRLVRQAGFEEVRLRASAIEWSMGTETYYPVFKDHLAGMELIRPFLVKVGLIGQEELGTLIQQAMAEMQQENFCAIWTLLTVWGRKPTTTPDSAM
- a CDS encoding class I SAM-dependent methyltransferase, giving the protein MPWWFFRRRARATASEEELVSRPPRRSLGEVALPRLQGSRRYLQEQPYLLPKDLGEVNRLDFQHYVLRSLMRGNYLAPIKQPRRILDVGCGTGQWAIELAQEFPEAAVVGLDVEQTKVSSSPPANYRFVKGDVLEGLPFESNWFDFVHQRLLFLAIPLSAWPGVVQELARVTAPGGWIELVEGSPSSSSFSPAGPATQQLIGLIGQLAALRGLDSEGEVMRSLDRYLLGAGLINVHRYPLEIPVGEWGGRLGSLMAIDVREGIKAVSAPVAARFGLSEQEVLNWLDQASQEWNELKTSYSLAVAYGQKPAAS
- a CDS encoding ABC transporter ATP-binding protein; the protein is MQDPQRNAPPASSPTPRSVAQEAPDKRPSQGNTPAIELRQVTKRFLTPRGQTYTALRNLNLNVAPGEFCALIGPTGCGKSTTLSLIAGLDTPSAGSVLVMGEEVHGNDPRIGYVFQTDAVFPWKNVLHNVAAGPLFRGVPRREALERARAWIARVGLAGFEDRYPHQLSGGMRKRVALAQTFINEPQILLMDEPFSALDVQTRTLMENELLQLWSALSASVVFVTHDLEEAIALADRVCVLTAGPATVKGIYTIDLPRPRNVAEIRFDPRFVQLYHDIWEDLRDEVMISYERAKHSSD